One Tamlana carrageenivorans genomic region harbors:
- a CDS encoding KdsC family phosphatase, with protein sequence MEEKSYKEYLEHITTFIFDVDGVLTDGSVTVTTTGEMLRTMNTKDGYALSTAAAQGFNICIISGGKNEGVRVRLENLGIKDIYLGAKNKIEQLEDYFKKNNINAENVLYMGDDIPDYPVMQIIGLPCCPQDAVPEIKNISKYISHKKGGEGAVRDVIEQVLKIQSKWSGNFSAHHH encoded by the coding sequence ATGGAAGAAAAAAGCTATAAAGAATACCTAGAACATATTACCACATTTATTTTTGATGTTGATGGCGTTTTAACCGACGGATCGGTAACCGTAACCACAACTGGAGAAATGTTAAGAACTATGAATACGAAAGACGGCTACGCTTTGAGTACTGCCGCAGCGCAAGGTTTTAATATCTGTATTATTTCTGGTGGTAAAAATGAAGGTGTTAGAGTTCGATTAGAAAACCTAGGCATTAAAGACATTTACTTAGGTGCTAAAAATAAAATAGAACAGTTAGAGGATTATTTTAAAAAGAATAACATCAACGCTGAAAACGTCCTATACATGGGCGATGATATTCCGGATTATCCTGTGATGCAAATTATAGGCCTTCCTTGTTGTCCGCAAGACGCCGTACCTGAAATTAAAAACATTTCAAAATACATTTCACATAAAAAAGGTGGCGAAGGCGCTGTAAGAGATGTTATTGAACAAGTTCTGAAAATCCAGAGTAAATGGAGTGGGAATTTTTCAGCGCATCATCATTAA
- a CDS encoding Rossmann-like and DUF2520 domain-containing protein yields the protein MISVVILGAGNVATHLFKAFNKTNEVSVIQWYNRTLDKLKPYSKQVNTCDNLDDLVDADLYILTVSDDSIAELSSKLPFEDKLVVHTSGSVGVYDLDKKHKRGVLYPLQTFSKDADVDFANVPICIETIDKKSYPLLKKVAVSLGSPTKRVNSDQRRTLHLAAVYVNNFTNQLYRIAHEITESEGAEFDMLKPLILETAKKVQDMSPYMAQTGPAKRNDKKTINAHLKLLEKQEHKDIYKLLTKSIQNTHGRKKL from the coding sequence ATGATTTCAGTAGTAATTCTTGGCGCGGGAAACGTGGCCACACACTTATTTAAAGCGTTTAATAAAACGAACGAAGTTTCTGTAATACAATGGTATAACCGGACTCTAGACAAGCTAAAACCGTACAGTAAACAGGTTAATACCTGTGATAATCTAGATGATTTAGTTGATGCCGACCTATATATTCTAACGGTTAGCGATGATAGCATTGCCGAACTTTCTTCAAAATTACCTTTTGAGGACAAGTTGGTCGTGCATACTTCGGGAAGTGTTGGGGTTTACGATTTGGATAAAAAACACAAGCGTGGCGTGCTCTATCCTTTACAAACCTTTAGTAAGGATGCCGATGTCGATTTTGCCAATGTACCTATTTGCATTGAAACGATTGATAAAAAAAGTTATCCTTTGCTTAAAAAAGTAGCTGTAAGTTTAGGGTCTCCAACCAAACGGGTGAATAGCGATCAACGTCGCACCCTGCATTTAGCTGCCGTTTATGTAAATAATTTTACCAACCAGCTTTATCGCATTGCTCATGAAATTACGGAAAGTGAAGGCGCCGAATTCGACATGCTAAAACCTTTAATTCTGGAAACAGCTAAAAAAGTTCAAGACATGTCGCCTTATATGGCACAAACAGGCCCTGCCAAGCGCAACGATAAAAAAACGATTAATGCGCATTTAAAATTATTGGAAAAACAAGAGCACAAAGACATCTATAAGTTACTAACAAAATCAATTCAGAATACCCATGGAAGAAAAAAGCTATAA
- a CDS encoding Maf-like protein, with the protein MINDALKNFHIILASGSPRRQEFFKNLDLDFEIRLKPIKEEYPSRLTHFEISNYLAQLKALPFKDELQAKDILITSDTIVWHSNKALGKPENAEEAFRILKSLSDTTHEVITSVCFTTPTFEKTLHNITKVTFKPLSDDEISYYIEKYHPFDKAGAYGIQDWIGQIGVTKIEGSYFNVMGLPVHLVYKTLNAIAEEK; encoded by the coding sequence ATGATTAACGACGCTTTAAAAAACTTTCATATCATCTTGGCTTCTGGATCGCCACGCCGACAAGAATTCTTTAAGAATTTGGATTTAGATTTTGAAATTCGTTTAAAACCAATAAAAGAGGAATATCCGTCTAGGCTCACCCATTTTGAAATCAGTAATTATTTAGCCCAGCTAAAAGCCTTGCCGTTTAAAGATGAGCTGCAAGCCAAGGACATCCTTATTACCAGCGACACCATTGTTTGGCACAGCAACAAAGCCTTAGGTAAACCAGAAAATGCTGAAGAAGCCTTCCGTATTTTAAAATCCCTTAGCGATACGACACATGAAGTGATTACATCGGTGTGTTTTACAACCCCCACCTTCGAAAAAACCTTGCATAATATCACAAAAGTTACTTTTAAACCTTTAAGTGATGATGAAATTTCATACTACATTGAAAAATACCATCCTTTCGACAAAGCAGGTGCCTATGGCATTCAGGATTGGATCGGACAAATTGGTGTAACCAAAATAGAAGGCTCCTATTTTAATGTCATGGGACTACCTGTACATCTGGTTTATAAAACTTTAAACGCCATTGCAGAAGAAAAATAA
- a CDS encoding geranylgeranylglycerol-phosphate geranylgeranyltransferase — translation MPPIKAFLNLIRWKNLIMIVLVQFLIKYALLEPFGVDTALDFVGISVLSLATICIAAAGNIINDINDIETDFVNKPDKIIVGSGISEKAAYNLFITFNIIGVASGFYLSHAVNKAPFFTIFVLISALLYVYSTTLKQMPLIGNLVISVLVGLSLIIVGLFDLLPVMTPQNREIQLTLFEVIWHYALFAFMINLLREIAKDLEDINGDYKAGMNTLPIAIGRARTRTILIILSIIPLLAVIYYVINTLYNIQVAVLYFLAVVVAPLIFTFIKTCYAKSKQDYHQLSNLNKLVMLFGMLSLLLYKFAILNSIHD, via the coding sequence TTGCCCCCGATCAAAGCCTTTTTAAACCTCATTCGTTGGAAAAATCTGATTATGATTGTCTTAGTACAATTCCTAATCAAGTACGCGCTTTTAGAGCCTTTTGGTGTGGATACGGCATTGGATTTTGTAGGGATTTCAGTTTTGTCACTGGCTACCATTTGTATTGCTGCAGCTGGAAATATTATCAACGACATTAACGATATTGAAACCGATTTCGTTAATAAACCCGATAAGATTATTGTTGGTTCTGGCATTTCAGAAAAAGCAGCGTATAATCTTTTCATCACATTCAATATTATTGGTGTTGCTTCAGGGTTTTACTTGTCACACGCCGTAAACAAAGCGCCATTTTTCACCATTTTCGTGTTAATATCAGCCTTGCTTTATGTGTACTCTACAACCTTAAAACAAATGCCTTTAATTGGTAATTTGGTTATTTCAGTATTGGTTGGGTTAAGCTTAATTATTGTCGGTTTATTTGATTTATTACCTGTGATGACGCCACAAAATCGGGAGATACAACTCACCCTTTTTGAAGTCATATGGCATTATGCCTTATTTGCCTTCATGATCAATCTGCTTCGAGAAATCGCAAAAGACCTAGAAGATATTAACGGCGACTACAAAGCTGGCATGAACACATTACCCATTGCTATAGGAAGAGCCCGAACCCGAACCATTTTAATAATTTTGAGTATCATTCCGCTCCTTGCCGTTATTTATTATGTTATCAATACCTTATATAACATTCAAGTGGCAGTTCTTTATTTTTTAGCTGTGGTAGTCGCACCACTTATTTTCACCTTCATTAAAACCTGTTACGCCAAATCGAAGCAAGATTACCATCAACTTAGTAATCTCAATAAATTAGTCATGCTATTCGGGATGCTTTCCTTACTTTTATACAAGTTCGCAATTCTTAATTCAATTCATGATTAA
- a CDS encoding group III truncated hemoglobin — protein MDKKDIKTRDDVFLLVSSFYDKIRSDAELGPFFNNLIKDWPAHIENLTNFWEASLFLKTKYLGNPLEAHIKVDQENNHIINERHFGLWLNLWFKTIDELFEGDYAQNAKHRARKMGTFLYMKIFEARQKNV, from the coding sequence ATGGATAAAAAAGATATTAAAACGAGAGACGACGTGTTTTTGTTAGTCTCCTCTTTCTATGATAAAATCCGTAGCGATGCAGAATTAGGTCCGTTTTTTAATAATTTAATTAAAGATTGGCCTGCGCATATCGAAAATTTAACCAATTTCTGGGAAGCCAGTTTGTTTCTAAAAACCAAGTATTTGGGTAATCCTTTAGAGGCGCATATAAAAGTAGATCAAGAAAATAATCATATTATAAACGAGCGTCATTTCGGACTGTGGCTTAACCTATGGTTTAAAACTATTGACGAGCTTTTTGAAGGCGATTACGCCCAAAATGCCAAGCACCGCGCTAGAAAAATGGGCACTTTTTTGTATATGAAAATATTTGAGGCACGACAAAAAAATGTATAG